The window TGATCTCGATCGGCCTTTCGGCGACCGACGCGGTTGGCCACACCTTCGGCACCGAAGGCCCCGAAAGCTGCGGGCAGGTAATGCATGTCGACGCGCTGCTCGGCACCTTCTTCACCAAGCTGAACGCCGCAAAGATCCCCTATGTCGTAGTGCTGACCGCCGATCATGGCGGGCATGACCTGCCCGAACGCAACCAGATCCACGGCCTGCCGTCGGACACGCGCGTCGATCCGGACAAGTCGCCCAAGGTCGTCGATACGGCGATCACCCAGGCGCTCAAGCTCGACGGCGTGACCGTCTATGGCGGCGGCAGCTTCGGCGATTTCTACATCTCCAAGGGCCTGTCCGACGCGAACCGCAAGCGCGCGATCGAAGCGACCAAGACCCGACTGTCGGCCGATCCGCAGGTCGGCGCGGTGTTCACGGCGGAGGATTTCGTGGGCTACAAGCCGACGACGATGCCCGTGACCGAATGGACCCTGCTCGATCGCGCGGCCGCGAGCTATCATCCCGGCCGGTCGGGCGACCTGATCGTGCTGCTCAAGCCGAACGTGGTGCCGATCCCCGATCCTTCGCGCGGTTCGGTCGCGACGCACGGCAGCCCGTGGGACTATGATCGCCGCGTGCCGATCCTGTTCTGGTGGCCGAACGCGCATGGGTTCGAACAGCCCAACCCGGTCGAAACGGTCGACATCCTGCCGACCCTCGCCGCGCTGATCGGCTTGCCGATCACAACCCCGGAAATCGACGGCCGCTGCCTCGACCTCGACGCGAGTGCGGCGGACAGCTGCAAGCGGTAACGCCCAGATCCTCCCCCGGAGGGGGAGGTGGCAGTCCGTAGGACTGACGGAGGGGTATTGGCCGGCAGCAATGCGCCAAGCCTCGAGTACCCCTCCACCGGCTGCGCCGGTCCCCCTCCCCCTCCGGGGGAGGATTTAGTTACGCCGCTACCTCGACATAAATCCGGCCCGCGCCGTGGCTGTCGGCCCACGCGAGGCCCGCAGTCAGTGCCTCGTCGAAGCTGGGATACCATTCGGGGCCGATCAGGAAGACCTGCGCCTTCGTGGGGCCGTGGATCTTTTCGATCTGGCCGCTGAAGCCGAACTGGCCATCCTCCTCGACGATCGCGACATAGTCCGAACTTTCGGGGGGCTGCGCGCCGCGATCCAGCTTCACGATCTCCACGGCCGTCCTCCTACCCCAAAATCCTGTCGCGCACCGCCGCCAGAACGCGACGTATATCGCGTTTCAGGCTTGGCGGTTCGGCGCCCTCCGCGCCACGATATTCGGTGATGCGCGGGCTGACCACATTGCGTTCGATCCGCATCGGCGATTTGGTCCAGTCCGACACCAGGGCGGCGGGCCAGGTGATGCCCGGCGCCTGATGCGCGCGATTACCGACGACGGCGAGGCCCGCCGAAGGATTGTCGCGCGATTCCGCGCCGACCGCGACGAACGCCGAATGGTTTTCCTTGTCGTGGCCCTGCACGAAGATGTTGCGCTGGATCGTGCCGGTCGCACCCGCCGGCAAATCGATCATGTAATTGGTGGTGTGGCCGCGCGTGTCATCGAAGCTGCTGTCGCTGATCGCGATGCGGGCCGCGCGGCTTTTCACATAATGGCCGCCGCGCCCGCGTTCGAAGCGGCTGCGCGTCACCGTCACACTTTTATAGTGCCCGATATAAATTGAATGCGCGCAGGCGAGATCGCGATCGCAGCGGCCGAGGCCCGCAAAGGTCGATCGATCGATGCGGATATCGGCCTGAGGATCGCTGTTGCCGAGGATGCCTTGTTCGGAATCGCGGAAGATGCTGTTGCTGACGCTGAGCGGCCCCTTTTCTGCCCTGATCCCCGCCGCATTGCCGTCGCTGACGCCCAGCCGGCGGAAGACCAGCCCTTCGACCACCGCGCCGCGCCCGCGCAGGACGAGGGTCGCCTTGTCCTCGCACGTTGCGCCTTCGAAGATCGTCTTACCGGGAACGGCGCCGCGATAGGTGATGCGGCCCGCGCTCTGCACCGCGCAGTCGCGGTGGACGCCGGGCGCGATCAGGATCGTCGCGTCGCCATCGCCTGCCGCGTCGACAGCGGCCTGCAGCCGATCGAAGCCCTGCCCGGCCGGCAGCAAAGTATAAGTCGCGGCGCCCACGGGGGACGCCGCCACCAACAGGGACAGGACGAACGAACGGATCATCGAGCCTCTATGCGAAGACCCGGCCAACGATCGATCAGAAGACGAGTTTCGCAAGCCCGTAAAATGCCGCGGCGATCAGGCCGGCGGCCGGCAGCGTCACCACCCACGCGACGACGATGCTGCTCGCCACGTTCCAGCGCACCGCCGACAGGCGCCGCGCCGCGCCCACGCCAACGATCGCGCCGGTGATCGTGTGCGTGGTAGATACCGGGACGCCCAGCCAGGTGAAGCCGAACAAAGTGATCGCGCCGCCCGTTTCCGCGCAGAAGCCTTGCGCCGGGGTGAGGCGGGTGATCTTCGACCCCATCGTGTGGACGATCTTCCATCCGCCCGCGAGCGTGCCGAGGCCCATCGCCGCCTGACACGAGATCACGACCCAGAAGGGAACGTCGAAATCGCCGCTGAGCAGGCCCTGCGAATAGAGCAGCACGGTGATGATCCCCATCGTCTTCTGCGCATCATTGCCGCCGTGGCCGAGCGAGTAGAGCGAGGCGGAGACGAGCTGAAGCTTGCGGAACCTTTTGTCGACCGCGAGCGGGGTCATGCCCAAAGTCGTCCAGGCGAGCATCAGGACGAGCATCAGCGCGAGGCCCAAACCCAGAGCGGGCGAGATCACGATCGCCGACACCGTCTTGAGCACGCCGCTCCACACCACTGCTGCCGAGCCCGCCTTGGCGACGCCCGCGCCCAGCAGGCCACCGATCAGCGCGTGGCTGGACGAGGACGGAATGCCCAGCACCCAGGTGATGACGTTCCAGATGATCGCGCCCATCAGCGCGCCGAAGATCACATAAGCATCGACGATATCAGCGACGACGATCCCCTTCCCCACCGTCTGCGCGACGTGGAGGCCGAAGAACATGAAGGCGATGAAGTTGAAGAAGGCCGCCCAGAGCACCGCATATTGCGGGCGCAGGACGCGCGTCGACACGATCGTGGCGATCGAATTGGCCGCGTCGTGCAGGCCGTTCAGGAAATCGAACAGCAACGCGATCGCGATCAGCGCATAAAGCGCGGTCAGGGAAATCATCATGTCCCTGACCCCTTATGCGTGATCGATGACGAGACCCTGGATCTCGTTGGCGACATCTTCGAATCGATCGACGATGCGTTCCAGATGGCTGTAGATTTCGCGGCCGACGACGAAGCCCAACGCATCGCTGCCTTCGCTGGCCTTGAACAGCGCCTTGATGCCGTCGTCGTGGATCTCGTCGGCATGGCCTTCGAGCTGGATCAGCCGTTCGGTCAGCGAATGGAGCCGCGCCGAATTGGGGCCGAGCGAGCGGAGCAGCGGGATCGCCTCCGCCGTGACGCGCGCGGCCTCCACGATGATGCCGCTCATGTCGCGCATCTGCGTTTCGAAGCTGGTGACTTCGTACAGCTCGATCGCCTTGGCGGTCTTGTTCATCTGATCGATCGCGTCGTCCATCACGCCGATCAGCCCGGTGATTGCGCTGCGATCGAACGGGGTGACGAAGATGCGGCGCACGTCCTGCAGAACGTCGCGCGTGATATCGTCGGCATCATGCTCACGATCCACGATCGTCTTGATGTGCGCCGGAATGTCCTTGCCCTGCAGTAGCAGCGCGAGCGCCTCGGCCCCCGCCACCAGCAGAGCCGAATGTGATTCAAACTGTTCGAAAAAACGCCCCTGGGAAGGCATCAACGCCTGGAACCAGCGCAGCATCGGGATCACCTCGCTCAAACGTGACCGCACGACCGGCACCATCCGCTGTGCGACACCCGGCGTGGGCGGCGGTATCCGGAAGGTAGCGATCAGCGTCTTGAGTTCCGGCTCGTCCACTGCGGACGCGCCTTCGTCAAGCGAGAACCACCGTATTTGTCTTTCGTTACGTTCCGGCCAATCGTTCGCCTGGAACAGAAATTTGAGCGGGAAAACGTCGACGGTCGCCTGTTTCACCGATCCGTTGCGCCGCCTTTTTCCATAGGCAAAGCTTCCCAACGCCGTGGGACAAGGGATTCCCCGGACGCCCGCCTCTTCATAGGCTTCCTGCGCCGCCGCCTCATGAGGGGCAAAGCCGCGCATTCTGTTGCCCTTGGGAACGATCCACCGACGTGTCTCACGCGACGTGATCAGCAACACCTCCGCCCGTCCATCAGTCCCGATTCGGTAGGGCAAGGCGGCGATCTGGCGTATGGTGATTCCCTTCTGGCGGCTCAGCCCCTAGGCGATTCGCCGCCCCGTGTCTGTAATAAAAATGTCATAATCATTACCCAGCCCGCCGCGCGATCGCATCGAGCGACAAGGCGCGCACCGTCGGCCAGGTATGATCCGCGCCGCCATCCTGCATCGCCAGCCACGCGGCGCTCAGAACGCCCAGCCCAAGCGTGCCCGCAAGCCCGCCGATCTTGTGGCCGATCCGGGCCTTGTCTCCACCCTGATCGACCAGTTCCACCGCCTCGGCCAGCGAGACGTAGAAGCGATCGAACATCGTTGCCGCCTGCTGCGCACCCAGCAGCGCCTCGAGCGTCTGGCGGGTCCGCTTGGGCGCCTTTCCGTCGTGCAGCCACTGGCGCAGGGTGGCGGCGGATTCGACGATGCCGAAGGGCTTGGCGAGCACGCCGTCCATGCCCGCCGCCACGAAACGATCGGCGTCACGCGATTTGCCGAGCGTCGTGAAGGCGATGATCGGCACCTCGATCGCCCATCCGCCGCGCGACCGGATCGCCGCCGTCGCCTTGTATCCGTCGATCCCCGGCATCTCCACATCCATCAGGATCAGCGCATATTGTTTCGTATCCAGCCACGCGGGCAGATCGGCGGCATTCGCCACATGATCGAGACGATGGCCCATCGACGCCGCAAGCGCCGACATGATCTGCGCATAGGCGGGTTCATCGTCCACAAGGAGTATTACGGAGTTTTCCTCGGACGTTGGCATGGGCCAGAACCTTCCTGTTAGTATATCCTACGCCCCGGAGAGGCGTTTCCGTTACGGAGTTCCCCGGTGCGGAATCAAGCGGCGAGTATAACGTGACACTTGGACGCATTTTGATCGCCGACGATCACCCGTTGATCAACGAAGGAATTCAGATCGCGCTCCGTGTGCATCATCCGGGCTATGTCGTCGACGTGGCCGGATCGATCGCCGATGCGGAGGTGATGATCCAGCAGCATAATGACTATCGTCTGCTCCTGCTGGATTACGAACTGCCTGACAGCAATGGTTTCAACGGCTTTTTCAAACTGCAGCACTTGCTGGGCCGCGTGCCGATCGCCATCATTTCGGCGCATGACAGCAAGCAGATCCTGTCGGCGGCGCGCGCGGTGGGCGCATCGGGCTTCATATCGAAGCGGCAGCCGCTGGACGTCATCGTCGCCGCGATCGGCACCGTGCTGCGCGGGGGAAGCTCCTTCCCGCCTATCGATGCGAGCGCGGACGACGCCGAACAGCTTCGCAAGCGGATCGAAAGCCTCTCCAACGCGCAGCGGCGCGTGCTGATGGCGCTGGCGCATGGCGACCTGAACAAGCAGATTGCGGCCGAACTGGGCGTGACCGAGGCGACGATCAAGGCGCACCTTTCGGCCATCTTCCGCAAGCTGGGCGTCACCAACCGGACCCAGGCGATCCTGATGGTCCGCCCCCTTACAGGTGCCATGCCGTGAGACGACGCGGTCCCGTACGTCCAACCTGGCTTCAGATCATTGCACTCGCCGCGCTGGGGCCGATCGTCCTGGCGGCGATGGCGGCGTGGCTGGCCGGCGAATATAGCCGCTCCGAAGAGAGCCGCGCATTGACGCAGCAGTCCTACGAGCATCGCCGCGATATCGAGCAACTCTTCTCGCTGGTGCAGGACGCAGAGACGGGTCAACGCGGCTATATCGTCAGCGGCAGTCGCAGCTTCCTGCAGCCCTATGAGGATGCCCGCGCGCGCCTGCCCGCGCAGATCGACAAGATGCGGAGCAGCCATCCCAGGAGTGACGAGAAAGCCGGAGAGCAGCAACTCGCCGACCTGATCGGAATCAAGCTGGCCGAGATGCAGCAGGTGATCGAGCTGCGCGACCGCGAAGGCTTCGCCCCCGCGCGCGACCGGCTGTCCGAGGGCACTGGCAAACGCCTGATGGATCAAATCCGCGATCAGACCCACAAGCTGATCGCAGATGAAAGCCGCCTGCTCGAAACGAGCGTGCGCGAAAATGCAGAGCGGGTTCGGACAACGCTGCACATCATCTGGCTGGTGATCGCCGCCATCGCGGTCGGCATGGCGATTTCGGGCTATATGGTCGGGCAGAGCCGGCGGCTGCGCAACGAACTCGCGCTCGACGCCGCGGACGCCGCCGCGCGCCAGCAGGCGATCTTCAACAGCGTCAGCGATGCGATCATCCTGATCAACCCCAGCGGCAGCATCGACACGATCAATCCGGCGGCGGAATCGATGTTCGGCTATCGCACCGAACAGCTCCTGCGCCGCGACATATCGACGCTGGTAGAACTGGCGCCGGGCGAAGGCAGCTTCCTCGACCGGATCGGCTATCGCGACGGCGTGCTGGAAAACAAAGCCCGCATGGACCTGACCGGGCACACGTCGAATGGCGAGCCGATCGCGCTCGACGTCGTGTTGGGCGTGATGCAGCTGCCCGACGGAACCCATATCGTCGCCGCGCTGCGCGATGCCTCCGCGCGCAAGGAGGTCGAACGGCTCAAGGACGACTTCATCTCCACCGTCAGCCACGAGCTGCGCACGCCGTTGACGTCGGTTTTGGGATCGCTCAGCCTGTTGCGCGGCGGCGCGGCGGGCGATCTGCCGCCGCCCGCGCAGCGGCTGGCCGAAATTGCCGAAAATAATTGCCAGCGGCTGATCCGCCTGATCAACGACATCCTCGACATCGATCAGCTGCGCACTGGCAAGCTCGCCTTCGACACCGCGACGATCGACCTGCGCGATGTCGGCACCCGCGCCGCGCAGGCGATGAACGGGCTGGCCGAACGCAAGAACATTCGCATCGCGACCGACCTTACTGATGCGCCCGCGACCGTGAACGCCGACGTCGAACGGCTGGTGCAGGTGACGACCAACCTGCTGTCCAACGCGATCAAATATTCGCCCGACGGATCAACGATCGACCTGGCCGTGACCGAGGACAAGGATCGTTACGTCGTGCAGGTGACCGACAAGGGGCCCGGCATCGCGCCCGAATTCGCACCGCACATCTTCGGCCGCTTCGCGCAGGGCGCACAGCCCGAGGCGAAGATGATCGCGGGGACCGGCCTCGGCCTCGCCATCTCGCGCGAAATCGTCCTCCATCATGGCGGCGAGATCTGGTTCGAAAATGTCGAGGGCGCGGGCGCGCGCTTCGCCTTCTCGATCCCGATCCTGGCCGATGCCGCCGATCGCGCGCGCAACCGCTTCTACCGCATCCTGGTGTGCGAGGATGACGCCGACGTGGGCGAAACGGTGCGCACGATGCTGGCCAGCAAGGGCTATGACAGCGATCTGGCGCCCAGCGTGCAGGAGGCCGCGAGCCTGGCGCGCACCAACCGTTACGACGTCATCCTTCTCGACATGACCCTGTCGGACGCGGACGGCGCGGACGTGCTGCGCGCGCTGCATGTCGGCCCGAACGACGGCGAACGCCGCCAGCCGGTGATCGTCATTTCGGGCGCGCCGCCCAGCCGCGAGGTGGAGGAGATCGACACCGCCGACATCGTCGACTGGCTGCGCAAGCCGTTCGACGCCAACCGCCTGATCAACTCGGTCGAACGCGCGCTCGATCGTGCGGGCCGCGATCTGCCGCTGGTCCTGCATGTCGACGATGATGGCGACACCCGCGAACTGTTCGTCCGCGCGATGGCGGGACATGGCCGCGTCGTGACCGCGCACAGCATTTCGGAGGCGACCGGGCTGCTCGAACGCTATCCGCCCGATCTGGTCGTGCTCGACCTCGGCCTGCCCGACGGCAATGGCGCGAGCATGCTGCCGAAGCTGATCGACGCCGCCGGCGATCGTCTGCCGATCGTGGTCTATACCGCGCAGGATGTGGACGAGACCGTTCGCAACCATGTCGACGCGGTGCTGGTCAAATCGCGCCGGTCGCTGCCCGATCTGGTCGCTGCGGTGAACGAGATAATGGCAAAGCGGAAGGAAGCGGCATGACATCGATCCTCTATGTCGACGATGAGCCGGATATCCGCCTGATCGTCGAAATGTCGCTGAAGCTGAAGCCCGAGCTGACCGTGCGCACCGCGGAATCGGGCGAACAGGCGCTCGCCATCCTGATCGACGAGGGATGGAAGCCCGATCTGGCGATGATCGACGTGATGATGCCGGGCCTGACCGGTCCCGACGTCCTGGCCCGGCTGAAGGCGAACCCCGACACCGCCAACCTGCCCGTCGTCTTCGTCACCGCCCGCGCCCGGCCGCAGGATATCGACGATTATATCGCGCAAGGGGCGAAGGGCGTGATCACCAAGCCGTTCGATCCGATCGGCCTGGGCGATCAGGTGATGGGGCTGATCCCGGCCTGATCCTCACTTATCCTCCCCCGCCAGGGGGAGGTGGCGCCGAAGGCGACGGAGGGGGAGGACGCGAGACTTCTGCTGAGCCGCCGCCCTCCCCCTCCGTCAGCTTGCGCTGACACCTCCCCCTGGCGGGGGAGGATTGAGTGTGGTTAATCGTAGCGCCTTTGTTGCAGTCGGTCTCCCGACTGCCACATCGCGACATTCACGCGTGACCTGCGCGCTGCATCGCACTCTCCTGACATTGGGAGAGTCACATGCACGATCACGACCGCGGCCTTGCCTTCGATCTCGACACGATTTCGCGCCAGATCGTCGAGCGGCGGCGATTGCTCGGATGGTTTGCGGGCGCGGGCGCGACCGCATTGCTGACCGGCTGTGGCGGGGGCAGCAGCAGTTCGACCGAGACCGCATCGAGCACGACGACGAGCAGCACGACCACCAGCACCTCGACGACGACCGGCACTACCACCACGACCACGTCGACCAGCACCGGCCAGTGCGTCGCCGATGCCGCCGAAACCGCCGGCCCCTACCCCGCCGACGGCACCAATTCGGCCAGCGGATCGACCAGCAACGTGCTGACCAGCAGCGGGATCGTGCGGTCCGATATCCGATCGAGCTTCATCAGTTCGACAACGGTGGCGAGCGGGGTGCTGCTCACCATCACGCTCACCGTCGTCAACGTGAACGCCAGCTGCGCGCCGCTGTCGGGCTATGCCGTCTATCTGTGGCACTGCAATGTCGACGGCAATTATTCGCTCTACACCGTGCCGGGCGAAAGCTATCTGCGCGGGGTGCAGGTGACCAATTCGGCCGGGCAGGTGACGTTCACCACCATCTTCCCCGCCTGCTATGACGGCCGCTATCCCCACATGCATTTCGAGGTGTTCACGAGCCTCTCGGCCGCCACAAGCGGGCGCGCGGCGACGCTGACGTCGCAGTTCGCCATGCCGCGCGATGTGTGCAGCACGGTCTATGCGGGCAGCAGCCTCTACAGCAGCAGCGTATCGCGCCTCGCCGCCGTCACCACCACGAACGACAACGTGTTCGGCGACAATAGCAGCGCGCAGATCGCGGCGATGACTCCCTCGCTCACGGGCAGCATTTCGGCGGGTTATACGGGCACGGTGACGATTGGCGTTTCGGTCTGAAACTGCCTCCGTAAGACCCCGTAGTCACACGACTTTCGTCGAACCGAAGATCCGTCGGCAAGGTTTCGTTTACTCTGGCCGCCCAAGGCTGTCCGACATGGACGACAGGGGCGCATTCGAACGGCTGGCGGAGCATCAGCGCAAAATTCTCGGCATCCTCGACGATGCCGAGGCGCTGGCTCTGCATGGCACCGCCGACGATGCCTATTGCGTGGGGCAGAAGCGTTGGGAGCTGCTGCGCGCCGTCACCAACTATCAATATCACAAGCATGCCGAGGTCTTCGATCCGATGATCGCGCGCGGCATGCCCGATCAGATCCGCAAGGCGAAGGAACTCAAGGCGAACTGCACGAAGCTGGGCAACGAATTCCGCGCCTATGTCGCGCGCTGGACGCAGAGCGGGGTGTGCGACTGGCAGGTGTACAAGCCCGAGGCGCTGGAACTGATCAAGGCGATGCGGCTGCACATGGCGCGCGAGGCCCGCGCGATCGCGATGTTGATGGGCGAAACCGCCTATACCCGGCCGATCGCGCTCGCCGTCTGAGGATGCGCGTCGAGCGCGATACGCTCGGCCTGCTCGATCGCGGCGACCAGATCCTGCGCTGAGGTCCGCGCCGGGGCGGCCGTGTCGGTCAGCAGCACGAACTCGACATTCATCGGCTTGGGCGACATGCGCTGGCTGCTGACACGGTAGCGTTTGTAGCCCTGCACGAAGACGCTGGTGTCGCCGCGCGCGACGCAGGCCGCGACCATGTCCGCCACCGCGATATTGCCGTCGGTCGAATAACTCGTCGCGATCCAGCGCGCGTCGATCGCGCCCACCAGTGCCCGATAGGCGGCGAGCGCCTGCCCGCGATGATTATAGGCGCTGCGCCGCTCGCTACGCCAATCGGTGCGGATCGCCGATTTGCTGCCGCGCCCCTCGATCTTGGCACTGAGTAGCGGGCGATCGTCGAGCGCGATCGAGTTCAGCACATGATAGTTCGATCCATAGGGATGCTGGTTGTAGGGCGGATCGAGATAGACGAAGTCGGCCGCCTCCCCCGCCAGCTTCGCCGCATCCATCGCGGTCGCGCGCGCGGCAAAGCCGTTGGCGTGGAAGATGGCGGGCCGCAGCGTCAGATCGGCCTTGATCCGGTGCAGCGCCGTCCCCGTCTGCCCGCCCCAGCCGCGGTGAAATCCCTTGAACACGCCCGAGACGTTGGCGACGTAGCACGCCTGATAGAGCAGGGGCGCGAGCAGGGCGTTGCGCTGCCCCGCCTCGAGCCGCTGGTCCTCGATCCACGCGCGGATCGCATCGATCCGCATCCCGTTGCGGCGCAGGTAGAACATGCGGTCGCGCGCCGGATCGGGATTATCGTCATCGTCGGGGCACAGATGCTTCGTCACCCAGCCTTCGACCGGCGGCAGATCGTTGAGCGTCGCGATCACCTCCTCATAGGCGCGGCCGCGATAATCGGGGGCGGCGTCGAGCGCGACATGCGCGCCGTTGATCGCGCCGGCATAAGGCTCCCAATCGTTCGCCGTGACGCGGAAGCCCAACGTCTTGGCAAAGCGCGAGACGACCCCGCTGCCCGCGAACAGATCGACGAAATGCGCGCCATGCCCCAGTTCGGCGGCCGCGATCGCCTCCCCGATCAGCGGCAGAAGCTTCCGCTTGTTCCCGATATACGGGATCAGCTGATTGAAGAGATAATCGTCGGTCCAGCGCGCGGCATGGGCGCGGGCGTCGTAGAGCATCAGCTACGGTAACTCGTATCGTCCTTGTCGAGCAAGCGGACCGCCGCCGCCCATTCGAGCTTCGCGCCCGTATAGCTGCCCATGCCGTCGGGATCGTTCGCCATCGCATAGATGCGCCGGCTCTCCTCGATCGCCTCGTCGCTGACTTTGTGGATCGGCGCGCCGCAGGCCATCGTGTCGATCTGCATCCGACAGGCGGTCTCGAGGCTCCACAGATTGACGTAGCATTGGGCGACGTCGCGCCCGCCCGCGATCAGGCCGTGGTTGCGCAGGATCATGTTGTTGGCGCTGCCCAGATTGGCGACCAGCCGGTCGCGCTCCTCCATGCGGAAGGCCGGCCCTTCATAATCGTGATAGCCAAGATCGCCCACGAAGCGCAGCGCGTTCTGGTTGATCGGCAACAGCCCGCACTCGAGGCTGGAAACCGCAACGCCCGCCCGCGTGTGGCTATGCGCGACGCAGTGGAGATCGGGCCGCGCGGCGTGGATCGCACTGTGGATCACCAGCCCCGCATAGTTGATCCCATAATCGTGCGGCGGCGGGAGAAGGATATTGCCGTCGAGGTCGATCTTGACCAGGCTCGATGCGGTCATTTCCGAATAGTCGAGCCCGAAGGCGTTGATCAGGAACGCCCC is drawn from Sphingomonas crocodyli and contains these coding sequences:
- a CDS encoding right-handed parallel beta-helix repeat-containing protein, translating into MIRSFVLSLLVAASPVGAATYTLLPAGQGFDRLQAAVDAAGDGDATILIAPGVHRDCAVQSAGRITYRGAVPGKTIFEGATCEDKATLVLRGRGAVVEGLVFRRLGVSDGNAAGIRAEKGPLSVSNSIFRDSEQGILGNSDPQADIRIDRSTFAGLGRCDRDLACAHSIYIGHYKSVTVTRSRFERGRGGHYVKSRAARIAISDSSFDDTRGHTTNYMIDLPAGATGTIQRNIFVQGHDKENHSAFVAVGAESRDNPSAGLAVVGNRAHQAPGITWPAALVSDWTKSPMRIERNVVSPRITEYRGAEGAEPPSLKRDIRRVLAAVRDRILG
- a CDS encoding inorganic phosphate transporter: MMISLTALYALIAIALLFDFLNGLHDAANSIATIVSTRVLRPQYAVLWAAFFNFIAFMFFGLHVAQTVGKGIVVADIVDAYVIFGALMGAIIWNVITWVLGIPSSSSHALIGGLLGAGVAKAGSAAVVWSGVLKTVSAIVISPALGLGLALMLVLMLAWTTLGMTPLAVDKRFRKLQLVSASLYSLGHGGNDAQKTMGIITVLLYSQGLLSGDFDVPFWVVISCQAAMGLGTLAGGWKIVHTMGSKITRLTPAQGFCAETGGAITLFGFTWLGVPVSTTHTITGAIVGVGAARRLSAVRWNVASSIVVAWVVTLPAAGLIAAAFYGLAKLVF
- a CDS encoding DUF47 family protein → MRQIAALPYRIGTDGRAEVLLITSRETRRWIVPKGNRMRGFAPHEAAAQEAYEEAGVRGIPCPTALGSFAYGKRRRNGSVKQATVDVFPLKFLFQANDWPERNERQIRWFSLDEGASAVDEPELKTLIATFRIPPPTPGVAQRMVPVVRSRLSEVIPMLRWFQALMPSQGRFFEQFESHSALLVAGAEALALLLQGKDIPAHIKTIVDREHDADDITRDVLQDVRRIFVTPFDRSAITGLIGVMDDAIDQMNKTAKAIELYEVTSFETQMRDMSGIIVEAARVTAEAIPLLRSLGPNSARLHSLTERLIQLEGHADEIHDDGIKALFKASEGSDALGFVVGREIYSHLERIVDRFEDVANEIQGLVIDHA
- a CDS encoding response regulator — encoded protein: MDDEPAYAQIMSALAASMGHRLDHVANAADLPAWLDTKQYALILMDVEMPGIDGYKATAAIRSRGGWAIEVPIIAFTTLGKSRDADRFVAAGMDGVLAKPFGIVESAATLRQWLHDGKAPKRTRQTLEALLGAQQAATMFDRFYVSLAEAVELVDQGGDKARIGHKIGGLAGTLGLGVLSAAWLAMQDGGADHTWPTVRALSLDAIARRAG
- a CDS encoding response regulator transcription factor; this translates as MTLGRILIADDHPLINEGIQIALRVHHPGYVVDVAGSIADAEVMIQQHNDYRLLLLDYELPDSNGFNGFFKLQHLLGRVPIAIISAHDSKQILSAARAVGASGFISKRQPLDVIVAAIGTVLRGGSSFPPIDASADDAEQLRKRIESLSNAQRRVLMALAHGDLNKQIAAELGVTEATIKAHLSAIFRKLGVTNRTQAILMVRPLTGAMP
- a CDS encoding response regulator, whose product is MRRRGPVRPTWLQIIALAALGPIVLAAMAAWLAGEYSRSEESRALTQQSYEHRRDIEQLFSLVQDAETGQRGYIVSGSRSFLQPYEDARARLPAQIDKMRSSHPRSDEKAGEQQLADLIGIKLAEMQQVIELRDREGFAPARDRLSEGTGKRLMDQIRDQTHKLIADESRLLETSVRENAERVRTTLHIIWLVIAAIAVGMAISGYMVGQSRRLRNELALDAADAAARQQAIFNSVSDAIILINPSGSIDTINPAAESMFGYRTEQLLRRDISTLVELAPGEGSFLDRIGYRDGVLENKARMDLTGHTSNGEPIALDVVLGVMQLPDGTHIVAALRDASARKEVERLKDDFISTVSHELRTPLTSVLGSLSLLRGGAAGDLPPPAQRLAEIAENNCQRLIRLINDILDIDQLRTGKLAFDTATIDLRDVGTRAAQAMNGLAERKNIRIATDLTDAPATVNADVERLVQVTTNLLSNAIKYSPDGSTIDLAVTEDKDRYVVQVTDKGPGIAPEFAPHIFGRFAQGAQPEAKMIAGTGLGLAISREIVLHHGGEIWFENVEGAGARFAFSIPILADAADRARNRFYRILVCEDDADVGETVRTMLASKGYDSDLAPSVQEAASLARTNRYDVILLDMTLSDADGADVLRALHVGPNDGERRQPVIVISGAPPSREVEEIDTADIVDWLRKPFDANRLINSVERALDRAGRDLPLVLHVDDDGDTRELFVRAMAGHGRVVTAHSISEATGLLERYPPDLVVLDLGLPDGNGASMLPKLIDAAGDRLPIVVYTAQDVDETVRNHVDAVLVKSRRSLPDLVAAVNEIMAKRKEAA
- a CDS encoding response regulator, which produces MTSILYVDDEPDIRLIVEMSLKLKPELTVRTAESGEQALAILIDEGWKPDLAMIDVMMPGLTGPDVLARLKANPDTANLPVVFVTARARPQDIDDYIAQGAKGVITKPFDPIGLGDQVMGLIPA
- a CDS encoding intradiol ring-cleavage dioxygenase, which gives rise to MHDHDRGLAFDLDTISRQIVERRRLLGWFAGAGATALLTGCGGGSSSSTETASSTTTSSTTTSTSTTTGTTTTTTSTSTGQCVADAAETAGPYPADGTNSASGSTSNVLTSSGIVRSDIRSSFISSTTVASGVLLTITLTVVNVNASCAPLSGYAVYLWHCNVDGNYSLYTVPGESYLRGVQVTNSAGQVTFTTIFPACYDGRYPHMHFEVFTSLSAATSGRAATLTSQFAMPRDVCSTVYAGSSLYSSSVSRLAAVTTTNDNVFGDNSSAQIAAMTPSLTGSISAGYTGTVTIGVSV
- a CDS encoding DNA adenine methylase; amino-acid sequence: MLYDARAHAARWTDDYLFNQLIPYIGNKRKLLPLIGEAIAAAELGHGAHFVDLFAGSGVVSRFAKTLGFRVTANDWEPYAGAINGAHVALDAAPDYRGRAYEEVIATLNDLPPVEGWVTKHLCPDDDDNPDPARDRMFYLRRNGMRIDAIRAWIEDQRLEAGQRNALLAPLLYQACYVANVSGVFKGFHRGWGGQTGTALHRIKADLTLRPAIFHANGFAARATAMDAAKLAGEAADFVYLDPPYNQHPYGSNYHVLNSIALDDRPLLSAKIEGRGSKSAIRTDWRSERRSAYNHRGQALAAYRALVGAIDARWIATSYSTDGNIAVADMVAACVARGDTSVFVQGYKRYRVSSQRMSPKPMNVEFVLLTDTAAPARTSAQDLVAAIEQAERIALDAHPQTASAIGRV